Below is a genomic region from Brassica rapa cultivar Chiifu-401-42 chromosome A08, CAAS_Brap_v3.01, whole genome shotgun sequence.
CGATCCATAATTATGTAACGCGTAGTGCTTAGTAATATGGTCATCTGACAAATACTATAgtattttccataaataatagtaataaagtGTGCTGAATTATTTCGCGTTCATATGTACGTTATTAGTATAGGATTAAATACCAATAGTTATGGTTATCGCATCACAATCGTACTAATTCATTATTTCATACGATATAGCTATAAGACAACGGTTTCAACTGTATTTGCCCACCGTATCATTTTCGAGAGTATTTGAAATTCGTCAAATGGCTATAGTTTAGTGGTTGTGATTAAGTTCCGAAATCAActtttattagttatatatatatatataataatcgatcttatcttaattttgatttttggcCCCTAATTAACTCCGGAGAGATTAGTTTGAAAGAATGGCGTTTGACATTGTTTGAAACAGGTCATACTATGGATTATTGGATTCTATTGATGATTGAGTTCTGAGGGAAACGAAGATGAATGTACCAGCTATCATCATGTAacacatatttaattaatatgttTGCCAGGTTTTAAAACGGTTTTGGTTTGTTTAAAGTCACCTATTAACCGCAGAGGACAGTTAACTTGAGGTTTTGTGTCTTCTACAGTAACTTTACTTAACTTGATTTTAGAGAAGTTATTCTTCCCTGATAGAGTTATATTCAGACCGTTTTAAAATTACACGAGAAGATTAACAAAATAAGCttctatgaaaatattatagCAAATGAATGGAAACAGAACTTTAATTACTTTCATAATCATCATAAACAGTGTTTATAGAAAATTCATCGCAAATTTAGAAGAATGTCAGCTGTATTAGTCAAGCAACATCCAGTTGTTGTTAGTGATATTGAACTATAAGGTTTAGGTTTGTTTAGCTTTGAGCTCTATTTATTAATCCGGTTATCCTCATATATAACAAATTGTTTGGTTGgttgaatttaaataaaaaactaagtCATCCATGCATCTATAGTTAGACAGACCTGACCACAttcaacattatatataaactcCATATCACAAATTGATCCATGCAAGTCTCCAACGTCCATCAAGTTGACCcacacaggaaaaaaaaaagagaagaagaaatagtTTTCCTTGGGCATTTCCCaagttttcttttctcttcaacaaactttttttgttgGCATTTCTCAAAAGTGTTTGTTTCACAATTTGttttaaatctataaaaatggGAAACTGTTTGGATGGAGGAAACAACATTGAAACAATGGTACAAGAAGATCAAGAATTAAAGAAAGTTGACAACAGAAAGAACCGGAAAGTAAAGATTGTTTTGAGAAGAGATGAGCTAGAGAAACTCATTCTCTTCCATTTAAACGCTGGAAAAGGACAAAAAACTTTGGCCTCTTTAGGCGATTTTCTCAAGGAGTTAGAGGCGGAAAGATCTGCCGGTGGAGCCGCAGCAAAGGCGGTAGAAGAAGAGGATGAGTCTTGCCGGAGAAGTAGAAAATGGAGACCGTCGTTCGGCAGAATCATTGAATGGCCTGAAGAAACACTTGCGTAATCACTTCCTTAATCCTTTTGATCATTAAGTGTCAAATTGCATATCCTTGTGTTGCTTTAGAACATTGTCAACATGTAATAgaaatctaatttttattaaactagcCTTGACCAAATGTGGTTAAGACTTTCTTTTTCAATGTGATAAGGAAGTACATAGATGGACGGATAACCTAATTTGATGTGGTTTTGTGCATCAAATAAAGTCTATCAACCACATTAACTAGGTATGACTGAACATCAATACTATATGGTGTGGGGTTGATCATTGTCTTGATTATTCAATGCTACTATACGTTCAAAGTTTCTTTGAGACATACCCTACAACAAACAATGCATAACTGTGCGAAAAATGATGAATACATACGTCTTATAAAAACTTGTATCATCAAAATACATACACATGACGACTTGATAGATAAATAGATATTACCctaaaactacaaaaaaaaaattaacgagAATAAATTCCAAAAAACTATTCCGTCTGGGATAACAAGCAGCCATTTCCTTGTCGCCCGTTGTTACAAGCAACCATAACCACATCGACTTGAAGTTGATGAACCGAAACGTGTGCGATCTGGTCCACCACATCCTTGAGATCCAAAACACTGTCGTTTTTCCAGTTCGCTAATAGCCTGTCAGCTTCCTTCTTCGTCACCTTTATCTTAACCCTCACAACTTCTTCTTTCCCTTCAGCCTTATTCAAACCCTCTTTTGCTTCCAGAGGCTTCTCTTTTGGTTCCAGTTCATGATCATCAAGATCGAACCTCACCGGCTTCTTAGGTTCGAATATCTTATTATTCTCTAACTGAAACCTCACAACCTTACGTGGCTTTTGACCTTCTTCATTAACCAGAGGCTTTGCCatgtcttcatcttcttcttcgaaCCTTAAGGATTTGTCAATCCTCTTGGTTCTCTCCAAGCAACGGGACTTTTTGGTGGGCTCTACTGAAACCACTGAGCAATCCAGAGGCAACGTTATGTCCAAGTCGTCTCTGTAAATGGGTTTTGCTTCTAGAACTTTCTCGTAGCTTTCTTGAAGTCCGTTGAAACATTTAGCTAAAGAATCCatcatatttttcttcttcttctctggtGACAAAGGAAAATAAATTTTTGTGTTATCTTCTTGTTTTTGTAGAATTGCAAGTTTGTTTTTCTGTATATACAAAATACAATTAATGAGAGACccgagtatatatatatataggaccgAGAGTACGAAACGATTAATAAGACACGTAGTGGAGTGTGTTTTGGGGTAAAAGGATGACGTCGCTTTACCCTGGGGACTGGGGTACTAGAATTTATTCAACTTGTTTTGTTCTACAATGGAAATAGTGTAGGATTTactaaacaatacaaaacaTTTGACAAGTTCATTAGTTCTCGGATCTCAGTCCATGTTTTGTCACGAAAGGATAAGTTTAACTAAAGATAACTggttaaatttcaaaaaattaaggGTAAAAATAATTACTGAAAATGATCATCTGAGTATCATCAGAGTACTTGTGTGCAGTGGCGGAGGTAGTTAATAATGAGGGGGTCATATGACCCATGTGAAAtcaaggaattttttttttacttgtatttttatagagaaaattGAGAAAATATAGTAAATAGCATGACTGACCTATGCAATACTgcttgtgtgtatatatatttgtgtcTGCTCATGAGCTTTTGATGAATTTAAACGTGTCATTGTTTAGTAGAGTCGAGGTAAACGAAGCAAATGTAACAAACATCATTATTAACCAGTCTTAACGGTTTTACCAtgacttcaattttttttatctcttaCGCGTCTGAAAGTGATATTAAGAATATGTCACTGTGAGGATAAGTGGTTCATTGCTTGGAGCTCAAGGAGCGCAACGGCTATAACAGTCACTCAGGCTGGGTCGAACAGTTGCGGATCGACAGAATGGGAAAGACTAATGGGCCTACGAGATATTGTTAAAGCCCAAGAGGAGTAGTTAGCTCGTGGAGAGAAGTGACGAGCTGAACTGTTATATATGGTCACTCTCAGGTTGTTGAGAGTTGACTTGTACTCAAGAAAACGATCTGTCGATCATATAGTGAATTCCAGGCAAGAAGATCCTGAAGAGAGAAGTACCCAGGGAGATTCGGGGAACTCTATAATTTCGCTTGTGTCTTTGCTTTTCTTCTTTACAAACAAACGAGTGAGTGAGAGAGAGCGTGAGAGAtcaaacgagagagagagagtgatcgAATCGAGCTAGACGAACGAGTGAATCGATCAGTATCGgctacaagtggtatcagagcgtaGGTTACGCATCAGCGATACAAGGAGTCGGTTCCAGATTCGAGGTCCTGGGAACTCACCGGAGGAAAGATCGCCGAGCTCTTACAGGGATAGATCGAGGCCACCGATCAAGCTCGTGCTAACGGAGATTAGGTCGAACCGATACTTTTATCGGGTGATCTTGAAAGTCTCAAGGTTATCAGGGGAGTAATTCTGAAACCTTTCCCTAAATCTTGATAACTAGTTTGATTACGTTGACATTGAGCAAACTAGGGATTGAATCCTTTAAAGATTGTAGATCCGTGCGAGGGAGTAGATATCTACTGATCCCGTTATTTACTTGTCTGTTATCTGCAGGTGATAGACAGgtagaggaaggagaagcatGGATCCAACTCCGGGAAGATTCATCATGGAGAAGTTCGACGGCAAAGGCGACTTCAGTCTTTGGAAGTACAAGTTGCTGGGACAATTGGAGATTCAAGGGCTCTCCTCAGTCCTAAGGGAAGAGCCAGAGCAAACGACTGAGGTCAAAGATGAAGACAGTACAGAGCTGAAAGAGGATAAGGCTGATCCGAAGGCAGCTGAGAAGGATGTAAGGGTGCGGAATCTGCTGAGCACATGTCTAAGCGACACCATACTGAGAAAGATAATGCATGAACCAACGGCACTGGGAATGTGGAGGGCCTTGGAGCAAGATTATCAAACTAAGTCCCTGCCTAATCGCATCTACCTGAAACAAAGCTTTGCAAGCTTCAAAATGGAGGAACGCAAGACGATCGAAGAAAATCTTGACACATTCCTGAAGTTGATAGCAGATCTTGGTAGCTTGAAGATCACGGTCAGCGATGAGGATCAGGCAATCCAACTGTTGACAAGCCTACCACCTGCATTTGAACCACTGGTTCACACCCTGAAGTATGGGTCGGGCAAGGAGACTTTAACAGTAAATGAGGTTGTCTCCTCGGCGTATGCAAAAGAAGCTGAGCTTAGGCAGAAGGGAGCTCTAAACAAGTCAAGGCAGGGCTCAGATGGATTATATGTAGAGTCAAGGGGAAGGTCTGATAAGAAAGGGCAGAGGGGCTACAACAACCGCGGTAAGAGCAAAGATTACGATCGATCCAGATCAAAGTCCAGACAGAAGTTTGCTCCAAAGGC
It encodes:
- the LOC103834965 gene encoding uncharacterized protein LOC103834965; protein product: MGNCLDGGNNIETMVQEDQELKKVDNRKNRKVKIVLRRDELEKLILFHLNAGKGQKTLASLGDFLKELEAERSAGGAAAKAVEEEDESCRRSRKWRPSFGRIIEWPEETLA
- the LOC103834966 gene encoding uncharacterized protein LOC103834966, coding for MMDSLAKCFNGLQESYEKVLEAKPIYRDDLDITLPLDCSVVSVEPTKKSRCLERTKRIDKSLRFEEEDEDMAKPLVNEEGQKPRKVVRFQLENNKIFEPKKPVRFDLDDHELEPKEKPLEAKEGLNKAEGKEEVVRVKIKVTKKEADRLLANWKNDSVLDLKDVVDQIAHVSVHQLQVDVVMVACNNGRQGNGCLLSQTE